From Alloacidobacterium dinghuense:
GCGAAACAGCGGCGGCAGTAGCGGATGAACCACAGGCTGAAGCGATCGTGCCGGTTGAGGCATCTAATGCATCTGAAGAATTGGAGCGAGTGAAGGCCGAGCGTGATGCGTTGGCAGACCGGGTGGCTCGGCTGCAGGCTGAATTCGAGAATGCCCGCAAACGTGAGGCACGGGAACGGAATGACTTCCGCGAGTTTGCCGTTGCCGGCGCAGTGGATCAATTTCTGCCAGTGCTGGACAATTTCCAGCTTGCGCTGAAGTCCACGGGATCAGCCGAGCAGCTTCGCACCGGTGTTGAGCTGATTGTGAAGCAGATGGAAGAGGTGTTGCGATCGTTGAATGTGCAGCCGGTTGAGACCGTGGGCACAGTCTTCGATCCACGTGTGCACGAGGCGCTCGAAATGGTCGAGCGGCCTGATTTGCCGGACCATCAGGTATTCGAAGAGGTCCGCCGCGGTTACAAAATCAAAGAGCGGCTTTTGCGGCCCGCCCTTGTCCGCGTAGTAGACAACCCGCAGCAGAAAGAAGCATGAGCCGAACATCTAACGTGATTAAAGCTGATTACTACGAAGTCCTGAGCGTGTCGCGTACCGCATCCGACCAGGAGTTGAAGACCGCATACCGCAAGCTCGCGATGCAGTATCATCCGGACCGCAATCCGGGCAACGCCGAAGCCGAGGAGAAATTCAAGGAGTGCAGCGAAGCCTATCAGGTCCTGAGCGATCCGCAAAAGCGTGCCGCTTATGACCGCTATGGTCATGCGGGTGTAAGCGGAGTGGGCGGCGGCAACGGCGATCCATTCGCCGGAATGGGCGACATCGGCGACATCTTTGGCGACTTCTTCGGCGAGATGTTCAATGTCGGAGGCAACTCCCGGAGCCGTACCTCGCGTGCACAACGTGGACGGGACATTCGTTTCGACCATGTGATCGAGTTTGAAGACGCGGTCTTCGGCAAAGAGGTCCAGGTTACGATTCGCCGCGCCGAAGCTTGCGCGACTTGTCACGGCTCTGGCACAGCAAGCGGACGCGGTCCTTCAACCTGCTCACAATGCCAGGGGCGCG
This genomic window contains:
- a CDS encoding nucleotide exchange factor GrpE gives rise to the protein MRRKSWDEITVNEEQNKEQNVEPSRETAAAVADEPQAEAIVPVEASNASEELERVKAERDALADRVARLQAEFENARKREARERNDFREFAVAGAVDQFLPVLDNFQLALKSTGSAEQLRTGVELIVKQMEEVLRSLNVQPVETVGTVFDPRVHEALEMVERPDLPDHQVFEEVRRGYKIKERLLRPALVRVVDNPQQKEA